AGCACTGACATTATCGGTTTCATGGGAACTCGTTCTCATTCAATTGCTTAACAATGTGTAATAAATGCCCTTCCGTATTCTTCAGGATAGAGTCTGTTTTCAAAAACTACAATCAACCGGTAAATAAGATTCCATGATCTGCAAATCTTTACTGTGTCACAACCAGTATCCAATGAAATTTAAAAGAAGTTATTGTATGATACGGGGCTGGTATTAACATGCTTTACTTCGTATCAGCCAGAAGTCTTTATTGAATCAAAAGGGACAATCAATGCCGGCGCAGTGTTTTTTAGGAGTTGATCTGGGGGCAGAAAGCGGGCGTGTCCTCGCAGGCATCCTGAATGAAAATAAAATCCAGCTGGAAGAAATCTATCGTTTCAGTAATGGACCAGTCCCGATTGCAGGAACGCGTCGCTGGAATGTAACCGGCCTGTGGACTTCGATACTGAAAGGACTTTCTCTCGCCGCACAAAAATATGGCGATCAGATCATTTCCGTCGGCGTTGATACATGGGGAGTCGACTATGTACTACTTTCCGAAAACCAGGAAATGCTGGGGCAACCTTATCATTATCGAGATCCGCGCACGGAAGGTATGTTGAATCTCGCCACTTCGCGCGTCCCGCAACAGGAAATATTTGACGCGACAGGTCTACAGTTCATGGAGATCAACACCCTATATCAGCTGTTAGCGATGCAGCAGACCGATCCTGAATTACTCAATCAGGCCAGAACATTTCTGATGATGGCCGACTTCTTTCACTGGTTGCTTTCCGGGAGTCAGGTTGTGGAATTCACGAATGCCACGACAACACAATGCCTGAATCCCCTAACCGGAGACTGGGCTTATGATTTGCTCCGTAAGCTCGAGATCCCAACCGCCATGCTTCCCAAGCTAGTCTCACCTGGAACAAAACTGGGAACCTTACGCGAAGAAGTCATGCTCCATACGGGTCTCAGTAAAATTGATGTCATCACTCCTGCTACTCACGACACAGCTTCAGCAGTTGCCGCCATCCCGACCACTCAGACAGGAAATCCCAACTGGGCTTACATCAGCTCTGGTACCTGGTCACTGATGGGAGTCGAAGTCAATTCTGCAGTTTTAGGCAAACGAGCCTTTGAATTGAATTTTACTAATGAAGGAGGCATTGATGGCACCTATCGATTACTGAAAAATATTATGGGGCTCTGGCTGGTACAGGAATGCAAGCGCTCCTATGAACGCCAGGGACAAGCTCTGGAGTATTCAGAACTGGCTGAAGCTGCAACCTTCGCAGAACCGTTTCGTTCACTTGTTGATCCGGATGATCCACGATTCTTGAGCCCTCCTGACATGCTGGAAGCGATTTCACAGTACTGCGTTGAAACCAGTCAGCCGATACCAGAAACCGCTGGTCAGTACATTCGCTGTGCACTGGAAAGCCTGGCATTGAAATATCGTAAGGTTTCAGGCTGGCTGGAAGAATTGACAGGAATCCCGGTCGAAGTCATTCATATCGTCGGGGGAGGAACTAAAAACGAGCTGCTGAATCAGTTCACCGCGAATGCCTGCCAGATACCGGTCATCACCGGTCCGGTAGAAGCCACAGGACTTGGAAATGTATTAGTTCAGGCAAGAGCTATTGGCGCGGTCAGTTCACTATCTGAAATACGGAAGATTGTGCTGAATTCGATAGAAACCAATCGTTACGAACCTCAGGAGAAGGTCGTTTGGGACCAGGCAATTCAACGATTTGACAGTCTGCGCAATAATAAAGTTGAATCATAGATTCATGTAAGAAATTCAGATACTTGCCGTCTGACTCCAGACACTATATTATCCTCGACTGAGATCCTGGTGATCCAGAACAAATATTAATCAGCTGTATCAAGTAAGAGAGAAGAAAAATGGGTCTGTTTGACCGATTAAAGCGTGGTTTAGAAAAAACTAAAGAAGTATTGAGGACAGATGTCCGCGATTTATTTAAAGCGGGCGAAATCCTGGATGACCAGAAAATTGAACAGTTTGAAGCCCGTTTGATCAAAACGGACATGGGAGTCGTTGCCTCCTCCGCAATTTGTGAAGAAATCCGCAAAAAGCATGGCGGCCGTACGGTTATTCTGGATGAAATCGAAGAGACAGTGAAAGAGAAAATCCGTACGCTGCTCGAGGGTGAAGGGGATGCAAAGTGGGATATCTCAGACCCATTATCTCCCTTAAATAACAATCCTGATGGTGTGACTGTAATTCTGGTGGCAGGAGTGAATGGTGTCGGAAAAACGACTTCTATTGCGAAACTGGCCAATCTGATACTGAAACAGAAAAAAACGGTATTATTAGCTGCAGGAGATACATTCCGGGCCGCTGCGGTCGAACAACTTACCATGTGGGCCAATAGACTGGGATGTGAAATTGTTACTAGACCCGATGGTACGGACCCGGCCAGTGTAGCTTATTCTGGGTGCGAACGCGCCTTGGAAACTGGTGTTGATTACCTGATTATCGATACTGCAGGACGTTTACAGACTCACACAAACCTGATGGAAGAACTGGAAAAAATCAAACGTGTTGTCAGCAAAAAAATCCCGAATGCACCTCATGAAAGTTTATTGGTTCTGGATGCAACTACTGGACAGAACGGAATCAGTCAGGCAGAACATTTTTCGAAATCTATCGAATGTTCTGGATTAATTTTAGCAAAATTAGATGGTACAGCACGGGGAGGAGTCACTGTTGCCATCCGTCAGAAAATGGGGATCCCCGTGAAATACGTCGGTGTCGGGGAGCTAATTGATGATCTTGAGTTGTTTAATTCACAGGGATTTGTCGATGCCCTCTTTACAAGTGCCTCATAAATACTCTCCCGAGATAGTCTTGTTCTAAAGACTTTTTCTGGATTGAGTAAATAATTGCATACACGACTGCTTATTCTTCGCGCAAGCTTAACATAATTTATGATTTGTTAAAGTTTAACGCTTCCGCTGTCTGGTTGATCGAACCAGACCTTCCTGATCAGTCAGGATATTCTTGACGTATCTCTTTTCATCAAAGCAACTACGGGGAATTCCGATATTCCGTATTAGAGCCATCGTTATGTTAGCGCTCAATTTGTCGGACCTCGCAGGTCATCTGATTGTAACGATGGGACTTTGATTAGACCGTCAGTATGGCTTTTACCAATTCATTGTTTTGGAAAGCATATACGCCTCCCTTCTGACGGTATGGAGACCAAGCACCTTTAGCGTGTACTCAGGAGTTAAAATATGCGAAAACTGAATGAACTGAAAAGAAAAGCCAGACTGACTGGGCTCCTCTTAAGTGGGCTGGGTCTCATGGCTGTATCACCTGCATTTGGTGGTGATGCTGGTTGTGCCCCTTCGTGCACTCCAGATCAACCCAATGCCTGCTGCACGAAAGTGTATGAGGAAGCTGGTACAAAGTTAGCTGCAGAACTCGAACGGTTAACA
The sequence above is a segment of the Gimesia algae genome. Coding sequences within it:
- the rhaB gene encoding rhamnulokinase, which produces MPAQCFLGVDLGAESGRVLAGILNENKIQLEEIYRFSNGPVPIAGTRRWNVTGLWTSILKGLSLAAQKYGDQIISVGVDTWGVDYVLLSENQEMLGQPYHYRDPRTEGMLNLATSRVPQQEIFDATGLQFMEINTLYQLLAMQQTDPELLNQARTFLMMADFFHWLLSGSQVVEFTNATTTQCLNPLTGDWAYDLLRKLEIPTAMLPKLVSPGTKLGTLREEVMLHTGLSKIDVITPATHDTASAVAAIPTTQTGNPNWAYISSGTWSLMGVEVNSAVLGKRAFELNFTNEGGIDGTYRLLKNIMGLWLVQECKRSYERQGQALEYSELAEAATFAEPFRSLVDPDDPRFLSPPDMLEAISQYCVETSQPIPETAGQYIRCALESLALKYRKVSGWLEELTGIPVEVIHIVGGGTKNELLNQFTANACQIPVITGPVEATGLGNVLVQARAIGAVSSLSEIRKIVLNSIETNRYEPQEKVVWDQAIQRFDSLRNNKVES
- the ftsY gene encoding signal recognition particle-docking protein FtsY, with amino-acid sequence MGLFDRLKRGLEKTKEVLRTDVRDLFKAGEILDDQKIEQFEARLIKTDMGVVASSAICEEIRKKHGGRTVILDEIEETVKEKIRTLLEGEGDAKWDISDPLSPLNNNPDGVTVILVAGVNGVGKTTSIAKLANLILKQKKTVLLAAGDTFRAAAVEQLTMWANRLGCEIVTRPDGTDPASVAYSGCERALETGVDYLIIDTAGRLQTHTNLMEELEKIKRVVSKKIPNAPHESLLVLDATTGQNGISQAEHFSKSIECSGLILAKLDGTARGGVTVAIRQKMGIPVKYVGVGELIDDLELFNSQGFVDALFTSAS